A stretch of Besnoitia besnoiti strain Bb-Ger1 chromosome V, whole genome shotgun sequence DNA encodes these proteins:
- a CDS encoding hypothetical protein (encoded by transcript BESB_059870) yields the protein MSARVSSAPVTQGRRTCDAASSRRQRVCGLGLLVILACFSLSVKIMEGHAQVLPEEGEQPTFKYVTASMLSQFIVIFLIAVTALIGIACLSNIDVPAIYSNRTLDINKEY from the exons ATGTCTGCTCgcgtttcttccgcgcccgTAACTCAGGGCCGGCGCACCTGTgacgccgcctcttcgcggaggcagcgagtctgcggcctcggTCTTCTTGTGATTCTCGCCTGCTTTTCACTCTCTGTAAAGATTATGGAGGGGCATGCGCAAGTCCTGCCTGAGGAGGGAGAACAACCGACTTTCAAATATGTCACCGCC TCCATGCTCTCCCAATTCATCGTTATCTTCCTCATCGCCGTCACAGCGCTCATCGGCATTGCCTGTCTGTCGAACATTGACGTCCCGGCGATCTACTCGAACCGCACGCTCGATATAAATAAAGAGTATTAG
- a CDS encoding translin family protein (encoded by transcript BESB_059850) yields the protein METQNSSSELPAEAGGPPASAGSAIPAAVIDASLALCLSDIDGEDFDSMVALYGKEDEQREVIIKKSRDILKLSKQAIFALHRRDVEQARRNLTQCQSFIAEVLPITEEFPVLRFVGIFVGALEEMAEAQIFLSFLTEHRLPRFESLHPLRVEEYLGGLMDFTGELNRYAVLRATEQDLASVSLCKDFVNRIHEKMLLLDLRNSPLRRKYDTLKYTEKKLEALCYELKMGEILQGMFLASARMEPEPIVTKGEQEEGEEKK from the exons ATGGAGACGCAGAATTCGTCGTCGGAGCTTCCAGCGGAGGCTGGCGGGCCACCAGCCTCCGCAGGAAGCGCCATTCCCGCCGCGGTCATTgacgcctcgctcgctctctgtctGAGCGACATCGACGGAGAAGACTTTGATTCCATGGTGGCGCTCTATGGGAAGGAAGACGAGCAGCGGGAAGTCATCATCAAGAAATCCAG AGACATCTTGAAGCTCTCGAAGCAGGCAATTTTCGCACTCCACCGGCGGGACGTCGAGCAAGCCCGCCGCAACTTGACTCAGTGCCAAAGCTTCATCGCGGAGGTGCTCCCAATCACTGAAGAGTTCCCCGTTCTTCGCTTTGTCG GCATTTTTGTTGGCGCGCTCGAGGAaatggcggaggcgcagattTTCCTGTCTTTCCTGACTGAACaccgcctgccgcgcttcGAGTCGCTCCAccctctgcgcgtcgaggAGTACCTCGGCGGCCTCATGGACTTCACGGGCGAACTGAATCG CTATGCAGTTCTACGTGCAACAGAGCAGGACCTGGCGAGCGTAAGTCTGTGCAAGGACTTTGTGAATAGGATTCACGAGAAGATGCTGCTGTTGGATCTGCGGAACtcgccgctgaggcgcaAGTACGACACGCTCAAGTacacagagaagaagctTGAGGCGTTGTGCTACGAGCTGAAAATGGGAGAGATCTTGCAAGGCATGTTCCTCGCTTCGGCGCGAATGGAGCCTGAGCCCATAGTAACGAAAGGCGAGCaggaagagggcgaagaaaagaaatAA
- a CDS encoding aconitate hydratase ACN/IRP (encoded by transcript BESB_059840) gives MKALSAVLLRRRAAASAAPPATTSGACVSSLPSAQAFIPPNSVRVLGAAAGSFAVSGNRMESRLNGSRGLYASLTQRRGMSSAKNNPFSYVAKTLPGTEKTYYDLGALQDDRLKTLPYSIRVLLESAVRNCDGFSIREEDVQTILDWEKSSKAQKEIPFMPARVLLQDFTGVPAVVDLAAMRDAMARLGGAPSSINPLVDVDLVIDHSVQVDYSRSPQAFEKNLAREMERNSERFSFLKWGSTAFSNMLIVPPGSGIVHQVNLEYLARVVMEKNMLYPDSLVGTDSHTTMINGLGVVAWGVGGIEAEAVMLGQQISMVLPQVIGFELTGEMPPTVTATDLVLTVTNILRKKGVVGKFVEFYGPGVKTLTLADRATVANMAPEYGATMGFFPVDEQTLKYLKQTGRPDTKVDLIKAYTQANHLFAGEEAQAAIQFSDRVTLNLSELQPCVAGPKRPQDRVPLNDVAEDFQVSLRNPVGFKGFGLSDAQAEKKVEMAYQGKTYTLTNGSVVIAAITSCTNTSNPGVILGAAMLARNAVKKGLTVPPYIITTLSPGSRAVTEYLSRSGLLVDLEKLGFYTAGYGCMTCIGNTGDFDPEVTEAISKGDLVVAAVLSGNRNFEGRVHPLTRANYLASPPLVVAYALAGRVDFDFENQPLGSDKEGNPVFLRDIWPSRDEIAKVEAEALSASAFVKIYDNITRGTPAWNDLKTAEATDLFSWDEKSTYIHNPPFFQTMGKEPSPIKDIEGAYCLLNLGDSITTDHISPAGNIAVNSPAAKYLQSKGVERKDFNTYGARRGNDEIMVRGTFANIRLVNKLCPKDGPKSIHVPSGEVLPVYDVAMKYKAEGKPMIVIAGKEYGSGSSRDWAAKGPYLMGVKAIIAESFERIHRTNLVGMGIVPLQFQEGENAETLGLTGKEQFSISLNNGEIVPGSLLKVKTSDGKEFDVRCRIDTELEVKYFQNGGILHYVLRNLVNKHSEEGNN, from the exons ATGAAGGCCCTCTCTGccgtgctgctgcggcgcagagccgcggcctctgccgcgcctcccgcgacgacgtcgggcgcctgcgtgtcgTCCCTTCCCTCTGCGCAGGCCTTCATCCCGCCAAACTCCGTGCGCGTCCTCGGtgcagctgcaggcagcTTCGCCGTGTCGGGAAACAGAATGGAGAGCCGCCTGAACGGCTCACGCGGCCTGTACGCCTCGCTCACGCAGCGACGGGGCATGTCTTCTGCGAAGAACAACCCCTTCTCCTACGTCGCCAAGACGCTCCCTGGAACTGAGAAAACGTACTACGACCTCGGAG CTCTGCAGGATGATCGCCTCAAGACTCTGCCGTATTCGATTCGCGTCCTGCTCGAATCCGCTGTCCGCAACTGCGACGGATTTAG CATCCGCGAGGAAGATGTACAGACCATCTTGGACTGGGAGAAGTCGAGCAAGGCCCAGAAGGAGATCCCCTTCATGCCCGCGCGTGTCCTGCTGCAAGACTTCAC GGGCGTGCCGGCAGTGGTTGACTTGGCGGCGATGCGCGACGCAAtggcgcgtctcggcggcgcgccgtcgtcaaTCAATCCGCTAGTCGACGTCGATCTCGTGATTGATCACTCAGTGCAGGTGGACTACTCGCGTTCGCCGCAGGCGTTCGAGAAGAACTTGGCGCGGGAGATGGAGCGGAACTCGGAGCGCTTTTCCTTCCTGAAGTGGGGGTCGACTGCGTTTTCCAACATGCTGATTGTGCCGCCCGGGTCGGGCATCGTGCACCAAGTCAACCTCGAGtacctcgcgcgcgtcgtcatGGAGAAGAACATGCTCTACCCCGACTCGCTGGTGGGCACCGACTCGCACACGACGATGATCAACGGACTCGGAGTCGTCGCCTGGGGCGTGGGCGGCatcgaggccgaggcggtGATGCTGGGTCAGCAGATCTCCATGGTCCTCCCGCAGGTCATCGGCTTTGAACTGACTGGCGAAATGCCTCCCACCGTGACCGCCACCGACCTCGTCCTGACTGTGACTAACATCCTTCGCAAGAAGGGCGTCGTCGGCAAATTCGTCGAGTTCTACGGCCCCGGAGTGAAGACTCTCACGCTCGCGGACCGCGCCACCGTCGCCAACATGGCTCCCGAATACGG cgcgACCATGGGTTTCTTCCCGGTCGATGAGCAGACGCTCAAGTACCTGAAGCAGACGGGTCGCCCCGACACGAAGGTGGACTTGATCAAGGCGTACACCCAGGCGAACCATTTGTttgcgggcgaggaggcgcaggcggcgattCAGTTCTCTGACCGCGTGACGTTGAATCTGTCGGAGCTGCAGCCGTGCGTCGCGGGGCCGAAGCGCCCACAGGACCGCGTGCCGCTGAACGACGTCGCTGAGGACTTCCAGGTGTCTCTGAGGAACCCCGTAGGCTTCAAGGGCTTTGGCTTGtccgacgcgcaggcggagaagaaggttGAGATGGCGTACCAGGGGAAGACCTACACGCTGACGAACGGCTCCGTCGTGATTGCCGCCATCACCAGCTGCACCAACACGTCGAACCCTGGCGTCATTCTCGGTGCGGCGATGTTGGCGCGGAACGCAGTCAAGAAGGGCCTCACGGTGCCGCCGTACATCATCACCACGCTTTCGcccggctcgcgcgccgtcacTGAATATCTCTCGCGGTCGGGCCTCCTGGTCGATCTGGAGAAACTCGGATTCTACACCGCCGGCTACGGCTGCATGACCTGCATCGGCAACACTGGCGACTTCGACCCCGAAGTCACCGAGGCCATCAGCAAGGGCgacctcgtcgtcgccgccgtcctgtCAGGAAACCGGAACTTCGAGGGTCGCGTCCACCCGCTCACGCGCGCCAACTACCTCGCCTCACcgccgctcgtcgtcgcctacGCACTCGCTGGCCGCGTCGACTTCGACTTCGAAAACCAACCCCTCGGAAGCGACAAGGAAGGAAAccccgtcttcctccgcgacaTCTGGCCGAGCAGAGA CGAGATTGCCAAGGTTGAGGCTGAGGCTCTTTCGGCGTCCGCGTTCGTAAAGATCTACGACAACATCACGCGAGGCACCCCCGCGTGGAACGACCTGAAGACTGCAGAGGCCACAGATCTGTTCAGCTGGGATGAGAAATCCACCTACATCCACAACCCGCCCTTCTTCCAG ACGATGGGCAAGGAGCCTAGCCCGATTAAGGACATCGAGGGCGCGTACTGCTTGCTGAACCTGGGCGACAGCATCACCACGGACCACATCTCGCCCGCGGGAAACATCGCAGTCAActcgccagcggcgaagTACCTCCAGTCCAAGGGCGTTGAGCGCAAGGACTTCAACACCTacggcgcgcgccgtggCAACGACGAG ATCATGGTTCGCGGCACGTTCGCCAACATTCGCCTGGTGAACAAGCTCTGCCCGAAGGACGGCCCCAAGTCGATCCACGTGCCCTCTGGCGAAGTTCTGCCGGTCTACGACGTTGCCATGAAGTACAAGGCTGAGGGAAAGCCGATGATTGTCATTGCCGGCAAGGAATACGGAAGCGGATCCTCGCGCGACTGGGCTGCAAA GGGCCCGTACCTGATGGGCGTGAAGGCGATTATCGCAGAGTCCTTCGAGCGCATCCACCGGACGAACTTGGTGGGCATGGGCATCGTGCCGCTCCAGTTCCAGGAGGGCGAGAATGCCGAGACTTTGGGCCTGACCGGCAAGGAGCAGTTCTCGATTTCGCTGAACAATGGCGAGATCGTGCCTGGCTCGCTCCTCAAGGTGAAGACGTCCGACGGCAAGGAGTTTGACGTTCGCTGCCGCATCGACACCGAGCTCGAAGTCAAGTACTTCCAAAACGGCGGCATCCTCCACTACGTCCTGCGCAACCTCGTGAACAAGCACTCCGAGGAGGGCAACAACTAG
- a CDS encoding hypothetical protein (encoded by transcript BESB_059860) yields MAVGRESWYPLASSSLEPSARACAALFCAVVFFAARAQPVFGDGYGYPHLKEQWEFQMQLVSTGATNVVLLLGVFRSWQVGCPIDALVGFCSMMTSVVYHTLQTLEGNNPGVYGKAFFLGGTESDWHRADNIFAIACFTSFFSMPLQLVSPVWVTMSRMVPLSVAITTQCLRPWNFAYTLFPIVFFSVGFLVLIGASGMKPHLQRRECLYSGITFLLAVIFFFLGMDDENDYLRIKHGFWHIFIGLFVYYWTGACNPPHVVQARKRLLYATAHDATILLGEEKLRHGKTKTGEPQIAPNPATEAAVQMAKIA; encoded by the exons ATGGCGGTTGGACGTGAATCCTGGTATCCtcttgcctcctcttctctcgagCCTTcggcccgcgcctgcgccgcgctgttCTGCGCTgttgtcttcttcgcagcgcgtgcgcagcccgTCTTCGGCGACGGTTATGGCTATCCGCATCTGAAGGAGCAGTGGGAATTCCAGATGCAG CTCGTGTCCACCGGTGCGACCAACGTCGTGCTGCTCCTTGGCGTCTTTCGCAGCTGGCAAGTAGG ATGCCCCATTGACGCGCTCGTCGGATTCTGCTCCATGATGACCTCCGTCGTCTACCACACTCTGCAAACTCTGGAGGGCAACAATCCAGGCGTGTACGGCAAAGCGTTTTTCCTTGGAGGCACAGAAAGCGAC TGGCACCGAGCGGACAACATCTTCGCTATTGCATGCTTCACGTCCTTCTTCTCGATGCCGCTCCAG CTCGTCAGCCCCGTCTGGGTGACCATGAGCAGGATGGTTCCGCTCTCTGTGGCCATCACGACGCAGTGTCTTCGTCCGTGGAACTTCGC GTACACGCTCTTCCCGAttgtctttttctctgttgGCTTCTTGGTCCTGATTGGCGCGAGCGGCATGAAGCCGCATCTTCAGCGAAGGGAGTGTCTGTACAGCGGAATCACGTTTCTGCTGGCTGTcatttttttcttcctcggcaTGGACGACGAGAACGACTATCTGAGGATCAAACACGG CTTTTGGCACATCTTCATCGGCCTGTTCGTCTACTACTGGACGGGGGCCTGCAACCCGCCGCACGTGGTTCAAGCCCGCAAGCGACTTCTCTATGCCACGGCGCACGACGCTACGATTTTGctgggcgaggagaaacTGCGGCACGGGAAAACGAAGACGGGGGAGCCGCAGATCGCGCCAAACCCCGCCACCGAGGCCGCCGTACAGATGGCGAAGATCGCGTAA